The following coding sequences lie in one Caproicibacterium argilliputei genomic window:
- a CDS encoding terminase small subunit: protein MAITEKQKRFADEYLKDLNATAAARRAGYKDPNFGRQLLTKTNVSAYIRKRMQAQQSRTEITQDRVLQELAAVGFARGTDYAEITSSGGVVLKPTENLSDQQKAAVTGIKETQAGVEVKLADKVKALELLGKHLGLFDGPGVGQSTEDRLADYLTALEDSVKHEPE, encoded by the coding sequence GTGGCGATTACAGAAAAGCAGAAACGATTTGCCGATGAATATCTGAAAGACCTCAACGCGACCGCAGCAGCGCGGCGAGCGGGATACAAGGACCCGAACTTCGGGCGTCAGCTGCTAACGAAAACTAACGTTTCCGCGTACATCCGGAAGCGGATGCAAGCCCAGCAGAGCCGCACGGAGATTACGCAGGATCGGGTGCTGCAGGAACTGGCTGCTGTTGGCTTTGCCCGCGGTACGGATTACGCCGAGATTACGTCCTCCGGCGGCGTTGTTCTGAAGCCGACTGAGAACTTGAGCGACCAGCAGAAAGCTGCGGTCACCGGCATCAAGGAAACGCAGGCTGGGGTCGAGGTCAAGCTTGCCGACAAAGTGAAAGCACTGGAACTGCTGGGAAAGCACCTAGGGCTGTTTGACGGCCCGGGTGTTGGTCAGTCTACTGAGGACCGTTTAGCCGATTACTTAACCGCACTGGAGGACAGCGTGAAGCATGAGCCTGAATAA
- a CDS encoding PBSX family phage terminase large subunit, whose protein sequence is MSLNNLYHPKQVEVLRRAMTQDYFMLINHGAKRSGKTVLDNDLFLYELQRVRANATAAGVSNPQYVLAAADIGSIHRNILNELTGKYGIEFHFDKYNRFTLFGVQVCCFGHSKINDMGRIRGMTAWGAYINEACVANEEVFDEIKSRCSGEGARILMDTNPAAPSHWLKTDYIDQADGKTIVEYPWRLDDNTFLSERYRQSIKTSTPSGMFYDRDINGAWVSADGMVYADFDARVHYIMAEQVPESRIQKWAVGVDFGWEHYGSMVLLGMDDTGCCYLVKDKAAQHRHIAQWIEIGRRIQERLGKITFYCDSARPDLIEQMWDAGLFAVKARKSVISGIADVASLFKQHRLLVVKDAAERFDKEIYGYVWKKNADEPVKVNDDVMDALRYAVEGILDDSGVSTGRRL, encoded by the coding sequence ATGAGCCTGAATAATCTATATCATCCAAAGCAAGTGGAAGTCCTGCGCCGAGCAATGACGCAGGATTATTTTATGCTGATCAATCACGGCGCGAAGCGTTCCGGCAAGACGGTTTTGGACAATGACCTATTCTTGTATGAGCTGCAACGGGTGCGTGCCAACGCCACGGCCGCCGGGGTTTCCAATCCGCAGTATGTGCTTGCGGCGGCGGACATTGGCAGCATTCACCGGAACATCTTGAACGAGTTGACCGGCAAATACGGCATCGAGTTCCATTTCGATAAATACAACCGCTTCACACTGTTCGGTGTGCAGGTGTGCTGTTTCGGGCACAGCAAGATTAACGACATGGGCCGTATCCGCGGCATGACCGCGTGGGGTGCGTACATTAACGAAGCCTGCGTTGCCAATGAGGAAGTCTTTGACGAAATCAAAAGCCGCTGTTCCGGCGAGGGTGCGCGCATCCTGATGGACACGAACCCGGCGGCACCGTCCCACTGGCTCAAGACTGACTATATCGATCAAGCGGATGGCAAAACGATTGTGGAATACCCGTGGCGGTTGGATGATAACACATTCCTCTCCGAGCGCTACCGCCAGAGTATCAAGACTTCCACGCCGTCCGGTATGTTCTATGACCGGGACATCAACGGTGCATGGGTGAGCGCGGACGGTATGGTGTACGCAGATTTTGACGCCCGCGTGCATTACATCATGGCGGAACAAGTGCCGGAAAGCCGCATTCAGAAATGGGCGGTCGGCGTGGATTTCGGCTGGGAGCATTACGGTTCCATGGTGCTATTAGGCATGGACGACACCGGCTGCTGCTATCTGGTCAAAGATAAGGCGGCGCAGCACCGGCACATTGCCCAGTGGATTGAAATTGGACGGCGGATTCAGGAGCGGCTTGGCAAGATTACGTTCTATTGTGATTCTGCCCGGCCGGATTTGATTGAACAGATGTGGGACGCAGGGCTGTTTGCTGTTAAGGCACGCAAAAGCGTGATTTCCGGCATTGCAGACGTTGCCAGTCTATTTAAGCAGCACAGGTTGTTGGTAGTTAAGGATGCAGCGGAGCGTTTCGACAAGGAAATTTACGGGTATGTGTGGAAGAAGAACGCGGATGAGCCGGTCAAAGTGAATGATGATGTGATGGACGCCCTGCGCTATGCGGTGGAGGGCATTCTGGATGATTCCGGTGTCAGCACCGGCCGCAGATTGTGA
- a CDS encoding phage portal protein: MNSKSIPVRKESELYPDFGAEIRALDEQGATPELVSRIIERHKDCRERMTALYRRYEVLDGHVPIFNRQPRFAEDETAINNRISNDFFGEICDFKIGYFAGKPIAYSYNRSKDSTEDTGGEEAVEEIAKALSDFVALNNFPDVDMELTKFATVCGYAGRLLYYDTDGQERVRCVKPFQAAILSRTGDMTQPDYAVWYYPVTDLNGSTKLHAEFYSAGPLQVFEGQLGALEETELPAKQAANLFERCPLQGVPNNLEMLGDAEKVLPLIDDYDRSLSDQSNDVESFASAYMVWDNVQAGDKDIERAQNSGTIITRSKDGGKVYFLTKDGDNTLAKEHLDRVEDNIYRFSKTPNLNDEAFGTASGIALKFRLTGLETKCGMFQAKMQSAATYLFRCLSTAWAKRHLTLDPLEVDLKFSRNFPLDLLSEAQAAQQMIAAGLPKRVAYSLAFPEIDDVDEVMQEIDAEKDDIPPLDAEDGQVTEDGTTDDGRAAEAANAGASDRRTP; the protein is encoded by the coding sequence TTGAACAGCAAAAGCATTCCGGTGCGCAAAGAGTCGGAACTGTACCCGGACTTTGGTGCGGAGATTCGTGCCTTGGATGAGCAGGGGGCAACACCGGAACTGGTGAGCCGGATTATTGAGCGGCACAAAGACTGTCGGGAACGCATGACTGCTTTGTACAGAAGATACGAGGTTCTGGACGGTCATGTGCCGATTTTTAACCGGCAGCCCCGCTTTGCAGAGGATGAAACAGCCATCAACAACCGTATCAGCAACGACTTTTTCGGGGAAATCTGCGACTTTAAAATTGGATATTTTGCTGGAAAACCCATTGCATACAGCTACAACCGCAGCAAGGACAGCACAGAGGACACCGGCGGCGAAGAAGCGGTTGAGGAAATTGCAAAGGCGCTTTCGGACTTTGTGGCGCTCAACAATTTTCCCGATGTGGATATGGAACTGACGAAGTTTGCCACGGTCTGTGGTTACGCCGGTCGTCTGCTGTATTATGACACAGATGGGCAGGAACGGGTACGGTGTGTCAAGCCATTCCAAGCGGCGATTCTGTCCCGTACCGGCGACATGACGCAGCCGGATTACGCCGTCTGGTATTATCCGGTCACGGATTTGAACGGCAGCACAAAGCTGCATGCAGAGTTTTACAGTGCCGGCCCGCTGCAGGTGTTTGAGGGGCAGCTTGGCGCGCTGGAAGAAACAGAACTCCCAGCAAAGCAGGCGGCAAATCTGTTTGAGCGCTGCCCGCTGCAAGGAGTCCCGAACAATCTGGAGATGCTGGGCGATGCCGAAAAGGTTCTACCGCTGATTGACGACTACGACCGTTCCCTTTCCGACCAGAGCAATGATGTGGAGAGCTTTGCAAGCGCCTATATGGTTTGGGACAACGTGCAGGCAGGCGATAAGGACATCGAGCGCGCGCAGAATTCCGGCACCATCATCACGCGGTCGAAGGATGGCGGCAAGGTTTACTTTCTGACCAAAGATGGCGACAATACGCTGGCAAAGGAACATCTGGACCGGGTAGAGGACAACATCTACCGTTTTTCCAAGACGCCGAACCTCAATGATGAGGCGTTCGGCACGGCCTCCGGCATTGCGTTGAAATTTCGGTTGACCGGCTTAGAAACCAAGTGCGGAATGTTTCAGGCGAAGATGCAGAGCGCGGCTACTTACCTGTTCCGCTGCCTGTCCACGGCATGGGCAAAGCGGCACCTTACGCTGGACCCGTTGGAGGTTGATCTCAAGTTCAGCCGCAATTTTCCACTGGATTTACTCAGCGAAGCACAGGCGGCACAGCAGATGATTGCCGCCGGTCTGCCGAAGCGTGTGGCATACAGCCTTGCATTCCCGGAGATTGACGATGTGGATGAGGTCATGCAGGAAATTGACGCGGAAAAAGACGACATTCCGCCGCTGGATGCAGAGGATGGGCAGGTGACAGAGGATGGCACGACCGACGATGGGCGAGCTGCAGAAGCTGCTAACGCAGGTGCGTCGGATCGCAGAACACCGTGA
- a CDS encoding phage minor head protein, whose product MARPTMGELQKLLTQVRRIAEHREKGSEQEIRRTYRDLLKDLRAFLGERYEKLAEDDKLDYAILQQKGEFAHFIEDVERLVVQHTEPAAQSIQKVVEDTYSLCWQGMQDAVKQSVDGQQLHTALQGLRGVTPEVVKQAVNNPISGLTLTTRLQKHRQDVIYGIKQQIGIGLTQGDTYTTMARRVAGEVDGDYQKAVRIVRTETHRVREAGFHDAAEEVHESAQQVGYGMAKTWRTMLDERVRPQHRYRRGKHWVTVIRGPYNHQKMEGVTVPVDQSFDLGGGVTTKAPGQSGVAGQDINCRCFLEYNLKKLENAEGERSDNMESGVQLYRPVTVDTENLVDVRRGARTISLQQVTSARNEVFLSKEVQLKPKQLHTLDRYAEKAAKALRVSNQTKLPPIYVISNAEMQTTAVAAYSPVKNVLYMTEETCDAEALLKLQKSMACPENPCSTILHELIHWQDAEAYRKVHGEIVDYQKYIEYVNEKARKALEKLKESGYNIDEISMYASNEYSRDNFAEPYTEYRVKQLLKE is encoded by the coding sequence ATGGCACGACCGACGATGGGCGAGCTGCAGAAGCTGCTAACGCAGGTGCGTCGGATCGCAGAACACCGTGAAAAGGGTTCCGAACAGGAGATACGCCGTACTTACCGGGATTTGCTGAAGGACCTGCGCGCTTTTTTGGGGGAACGCTATGAAAAGCTGGCGGAGGATGACAAGCTGGATTATGCAATCTTGCAGCAGAAAGGCGAGTTCGCCCACTTTATTGAGGATGTGGAGAGGTTAGTGGTGCAGCACACCGAACCGGCTGCGCAGAGTATTCAGAAAGTCGTGGAAGATACCTATTCGCTGTGTTGGCAGGGCATGCAGGACGCGGTGAAGCAGTCTGTCGACGGTCAGCAGTTACATACCGCTTTGCAAGGTCTGCGCGGTGTTACACCGGAAGTTGTGAAGCAGGCGGTAAACAACCCGATTTCCGGTTTGACACTTACCACGCGCTTACAGAAGCACCGGCAGGATGTAATTTACGGCATCAAGCAGCAAATCGGCATCGGGCTGACACAGGGTGACACTTACACAACCATGGCACGGCGGGTTGCGGGGGAAGTGGATGGCGACTACCAAAAGGCAGTGCGCATTGTCCGCACAGAAACGCATCGGGTGCGGGAAGCCGGGTTTCATGATGCTGCCGAGGAGGTTCACGAGTCAGCACAGCAGGTCGGGTACGGCATGGCCAAGACCTGGCGCACGATGCTGGATGAACGTGTGCGCCCGCAGCACCGCTACAGGCGCGGCAAGCATTGGGTGACCGTCATTCGCGGGCCGTACAACCATCAGAAGATGGAGGGTGTGACGGTTCCGGTTGACCAATCCTTTGACTTGGGCGGCGGCGTTACCACAAAAGCCCCGGGGCAGAGCGGCGTCGCCGGGCAGGATATTAACTGCCGGTGCTTCTTGGAGTACAACCTCAAAAAGTTGGAGAATGCGGAGGGTGAGCGGTCGGACAACATGGAAAGCGGCGTTCAATTGTACAGGCCCGTTACGGTTGATACAGAAAATTTAGTGGATGTGCGGCGCGGCGCAAGGACGATTTCTTTACAACAAGTCACCTCTGCGCGCAACGAAGTATTCCTTTCTAAAGAAGTTCAGTTAAAGCCAAAGCAACTGCACACGCTTGACCGGTATGCGGAGAAAGCGGCAAAAGCGCTGCGTGTTTCCAATCAAACGAAATTGCCACCCATTTATGTGATTTCCAATGCGGAAATGCAGACTACGGCGGTTGCGGCATATAGTCCCGTTAAAAATGTACTGTATATGACCGAAGAAACCTGCGACGCAGAGGCACTGTTGAAACTTCAGAAAAGCATGGCTTGCCCTGAAAATCCATGCAGCACCATCTTGCATGAACTGATTCATTGGCAGGATGCCGAGGCTTATAGGAAAGTACACGGTGAAATAGTCGATTACCAAAAGTACATAGAATACGTCAATGAAAAAGCACGCAAGGCGCTTGAAAAGCTGAAAGAATCAGGCTATAATATTGATGAGATTAGTATGTACGCATCAAATGAGTATTCGCGAGACAATTTTGCGGAGCCCTATACGGAATACCGCGTGAAGCAACTTTTGAAGGAGTGA
- a CDS encoding YjcQ family protein, whose product MDNFRILYKILRILEKAMDVEEFDSSTISAESLKISEARWCNLMEMLSDEGYVKGVHVSRSLDNEVLVSVSNPRITLKGLEYLQENSLMKKAANLAKGVADIIP is encoded by the coding sequence ATGGACAATTTTCGTATTCTCTATAAAATCCTGCGCATCTTAGAAAAAGCCATGGATGTAGAAGAATTCGATTCCTCCACAATTTCAGCTGAAAGTTTAAAAATCAGCGAAGCACGGTGGTGCAACCTGATGGAGATGCTTTCAGATGAGGGCTATGTGAAAGGGGTTCATGTTTCGAGGTCTTTGGATAATGAGGTGCTCGTTTCAGTGTCCAACCCGCGAATTACATTGAAAGGTCTTGAATATCTGCAGGAAAACAGTTTGATGAAAAAAGCAGCAAACCTTGCAAAGGGTGTCGCTGATATAATTCCGTAA
- a CDS encoding major capsid protein, translating into MNLMEAITDKDLLDFSQNFSVARSYTGDTLFPDVKTEHLQAEYFRLADEPNLPTLAMVHGFDTEAAIGSRKNLEHMTVEKLLIKEKLNLSERMRLLLDHGVKETALIDSLFDDMGNLAETVKARTEAMKMEALQTGKVTVNENGVNLAMDYGVPKANVVTADWSNADADILGILQTWIDLGADKGQALSKGVTSTKIMRAIQKNANIQKAIHGTAGVGVFTSAQQVNELLSAMFGGLTLTVDDERYSTSPDKNGKRTSKRFFAENALTLFAPENNGTVGTGLWGVTPEEEVSGPYSEKSAKQFITLSRWKTADPVATWTKASGLFIPVLPNPNGLVCATITV; encoded by the coding sequence ATGAATTTGATGGAAGCAATCACAGACAAGGATTTGCTGGATTTTTCGCAGAATTTCAGCGTTGCCCGCAGTTACACCGGTGACACGCTGTTTCCGGATGTGAAAACGGAACACCTGCAGGCGGAATATTTCCGCTTGGCGGATGAGCCGAACCTGCCGACGCTTGCGATGGTGCACGGTTTTGATACCGAAGCGGCAATCGGCAGCCGAAAGAATCTGGAACACATGACCGTTGAAAAGTTGCTGATTAAAGAGAAGTTGAACCTCTCCGAACGGATGCGTTTGCTGCTGGATCATGGTGTAAAGGAAACGGCTCTGATTGACAGCCTGTTCGACGATATGGGGAATTTGGCGGAAACCGTAAAAGCCCGCACGGAAGCCATGAAGATGGAAGCGCTCCAGACCGGCAAAGTGACCGTCAATGAAAACGGCGTCAATCTGGCGATGGACTATGGTGTGCCGAAAGCAAATGTAGTTACTGCAGACTGGTCTAATGCGGATGCGGATATTCTTGGCATCCTGCAAACATGGATTGACCTGGGAGCAGACAAGGGGCAGGCTCTTAGCAAGGGTGTGACGTCCACGAAAATCATGAGGGCAATCCAGAAAAATGCGAATATCCAGAAAGCAATCCATGGCACCGCGGGCGTTGGCGTGTTTACGTCAGCGCAACAGGTCAATGAGCTGCTGTCCGCGATGTTTGGTGGTCTGACACTTACGGTGGATGATGAACGGTATTCTACAAGTCCCGATAAGAACGGCAAACGTACCAGCAAGCGTTTCTTTGCGGAAAATGCGCTGACACTTTTTGCACCCGAAAACAACGGTACCGTTGGCACCGGCCTTTGGGGTGTCACGCCGGAGGAAGAAGTTAGTGGTCCGTACAGCGAAAAGTCTGCAAAGCAGTTTATTACTCTGTCCCGCTGGAAAACGGCAGACCCGGTCGCAACATGGACAAAAGCATCTGGCTTATTCATTCCGGTTCTTCCGAACCCGAACGGGCTGGTATGTGCAACGATTACTGTTTAA
- a CDS encoding phage neck terminator protein, which yields MKSLREIEAAVADGLQVYLKCPVIRSNQTAPVPPYPYVSYTITTPVQSGGTWATGEDGRQFIDLPQVWSFTVQAADDMQALQLAMDAFQWFDTEAGHFYLKQNEIAVQRVGSIGNRDNLLSIEYEYRKGFDVTFLLRYYTKQSVTEINGTIDTI from the coding sequence TTGAAAAGTCTGCGGGAAATTGAAGCAGCTGTTGCGGACGGTTTGCAGGTATATCTGAAATGCCCGGTCATCCGTTCGAACCAGACGGCACCGGTACCACCGTATCCGTATGTGTCCTACACGATTACCACACCGGTACAATCCGGCGGAACATGGGCGACCGGGGAGGATGGCCGGCAATTTATCGACTTGCCGCAGGTGTGGAGCTTTACGGTGCAGGCGGCTGATGATATGCAGGCGCTGCAGCTGGCGATGGACGCTTTCCAGTGGTTTGACACAGAAGCAGGGCATTTTTACTTGAAGCAAAATGAAATTGCGGTGCAGCGCGTGGGAAGCATCGGAAACCGGGACAATCTGCTTTCCATCGAGTACGAATACCGAAAAGGTTTTGACGTGACGTTCCTGCTGCGATATTACACGAAGCAGAGCGTGACAGAGATTAACGGAACGATTGATACCATTTGA
- a CDS encoding DUF3383 family protein, whose product MADTKVGTAKVGASAVGAVSAGNVTSSDIKVQLSLVKAVGKSGFGIPLILAGGQDQEIPYTECLDLDEVRAVCGVNSVIYTAAALMLAQSTERFKIAVRAVTGKSAEEIPNLLGKDWRQLVVPTEGADGESTVEELSDVVEATDRMYFATVRDLNTVPEAAYSGIQDGQPAQIARDRTVGFYYPQKGVYATAALVGKIAQKQPGTYTCKNLILDNLQPLELDDTMVQSVQDKGCLTFVTKAGDNVTTEGKTIGGEYIDIVDGKDYIIYRIQHDSQKILNQSDKVPYNDNGIAQLEAACVGVMKDCYGDGNLIIATGDDGKPAYTVQYGKLSQTSAAERANRHYSLGRFSFSLLGAIHSADVNGSIII is encoded by the coding sequence ATGGCAGATACAAAAGTGGGAACTGCAAAAGTCGGCGCGTCCGCTGTCGGCGCGGTAAGCGCCGGGAACGTGACATCCAGTGATATTAAAGTGCAGCTCTCCTTGGTAAAGGCAGTCGGGAAGTCGGGGTTTGGTATCCCGCTGATTCTGGCTGGAGGGCAGGATCAAGAAATTCCCTACACGGAATGTCTGGATCTGGACGAAGTGCGTGCAGTCTGCGGCGTAAACAGCGTGATTTATACGGCGGCGGCGTTGATGCTGGCACAGAGTACAGAGCGCTTTAAAATTGCGGTGCGTGCCGTGACCGGAAAAAGCGCGGAGGAAATTCCAAACCTGCTGGGGAAGGATTGGCGGCAGCTGGTTGTGCCGACGGAGGGAGCCGATGGGGAAAGTACCGTGGAGGAACTTTCAGATGTTGTTGAAGCAACTGACCGGATGTATTTTGCAACGGTGCGCGACTTGAACACGGTGCCGGAGGCAGCCTATTCAGGCATTCAGGACGGTCAGCCTGCACAGATTGCACGGGATCGTACAGTCGGGTTTTATTATCCACAGAAGGGCGTTTACGCCACTGCAGCGCTGGTTGGTAAGATTGCGCAGAAGCAGCCGGGCACTTACACCTGCAAGAACTTGATTTTGGATAATTTGCAACCACTAGAGTTGGACGACACTATGGTGCAGTCTGTGCAGGATAAAGGCTGTCTGACTTTTGTTACCAAGGCGGGCGACAACGTGACAACTGAGGGGAAAACCATTGGCGGCGAGTACATCGACATTGTAGACGGTAAGGACTACATTATTTACCGGATTCAGCACGACAGCCAGAAGATTCTCAATCAGTCGGACAAGGTGCCGTACAACGACAATGGCATTGCGCAGTTGGAAGCTGCCTGCGTCGGCGTTATGAAAGACTGCTATGGGGACGGCAATCTGATTATCGCCACCGGCGATGACGGAAAGCCCGCCTACACGGTGCAGTATGGAAAGCTGTCGCAGACCAGCGCTGCGGAGCGGGCCAACCGGCACTATTCGCTCGGGCGGTTCAGCTTCAGTTTGCTGGGCGCAATCCATAGCGCTGACGTAAACGGCAGCATTATTATTTAA
- a CDS encoding phage structural protein — protein MYTVYDPKDSTVTVGGILITGFGDDMISGEKNEDAIDPEVGAQGDVVANVSNNNLGKVTLSVQVGCPQYAYLLGLAASHEAVPVWAVNKSIKERFGGQQAMLTKFPDVKNASKAEARSFVFTVFDYVVESTD, from the coding sequence ATGTACACTGTATATGACCCGAAAGACAGTACCGTCACAGTCGGCGGCATATTGATTACCGGCTTTGGTGACGATATGATTTCCGGTGAAAAGAACGAAGATGCGATTGACCCGGAGGTCGGCGCGCAGGGGGATGTGGTTGCAAATGTTTCTAATAACAATCTCGGAAAGGTAACGCTTTCCGTGCAGGTCGGCTGTCCGCAGTATGCGTACCTGTTGGGGCTGGCCGCATCGCATGAGGCAGTGCCCGTATGGGCGGTTAACAAATCCATCAAAGAACGCTTCGGCGGGCAGCAGGCTATGCTGACAAAGTTTCCGGATGTGAAGAACGCTTCCAAAGCGGAAGCCCGGTCGTTTGTATTCACTGTTTTTGACTATGTAGTCGAATCGACCGATTAA